A section of the Triticum dicoccoides isolate Atlit2015 ecotype Zavitan chromosome 7A, WEW_v2.0, whole genome shotgun sequence genome encodes:
- the LOC119333693 gene encoding probable polyol transporter 6: protein MGEEEGQRSNGGDGGGRKGRTNKYAVACSIIGSIISILMGYDSGVMSGAMLFIKEDLKTNDTQLQVLAGILNVCALVGSLTAGRVSDWVGRRLTISLAACIFLAGSVLMGLAPNFATLLVGRCVAGVGVGYALMIAPVYAVEIASAEIRGSLTSLPEICISFGILIGYVANYFLAKLPLVYGWRTMLGLGALPSAVLAVGVLAMPESPRWLVMQGRAEEALVVLRKVCNTAEEADVRLADIKSAAGFVEGEAAPAPPSGGGKGVMKEMFLHPTPAVRRILVAALGVHFFQHLTGIEAVVLYSPRIFKAAGIATRNQILAATIGVGVTKTVFIMVAILLVDRVGRRPLYLSSLAGIIASMACLGLGLTVIERSAPHHGAPWAVALAIAAVFTFVAAFSVGVGPITWAYSSEVYPLRLRAQGASVGVAINRIMNAGVSMTFVTLYKAITIGGAFFLFAGLAVVAAAFFYFFCPETQGRALEEIEEVFSRGWRARQRQQAPSPSSVELPPVPDSKARP from the exons atgggggaggaggaggggcagAGAAGCaatggcggcgacgggggcgggagGAAGGGCAGGACCAACAAGTACGCGGTGGCCTGCTCCATCATCGGCTCCATCATCTCCATCCTCATGGGCTACG ACAGCGGCGTGATGAGCGGCGCGATGCTGTTCATCAAGGAGGACCTCAAGACCAACGACACGCAGCTGCAGGTGCTGGCCGGCATCCTCAACGTCTGCGCGCTCGTGGGATCCCTCACCGCCGGCCGCGTCTCCGACTGGGTCGGCCGGCGCCTCACCATCTCGCTCGCCGCCTGCATCTTCCTCGCGGGCTCCGTTCTCATGGGCCTCGCGCCCAACTTCGCCACGCTCCTGGTCGGCCGCTGCGTCGCCGGCGTCGGCGTCGGCTACGCACTCATGATCGCGCCCGTGTACGCCGTGGAGATCGCGTCGGCGGAGATCCGCGGCTCGCTCACCTCGCTCCCCGAGATCTGCATCAGCTTCGGCATCCTCATAGGCTACGTGGCCAATTACTTCCTCGCCAAGCTCCCGCTGGTCTACGGCTGGCGCACCATGCTGGGGCTCGGCGCGCTCCCGAGTGCCGTGCTCGCCGTTGGTGTACTGGCCATGCCGGAGTCGCCCCGCTGGCTCGTCATGCAGGGCCGGGCCGAGGAGGCGCTCGTTGTTCTCCGGAAAGTCTGCAACACGGCGGAGGAGGCCGACGTGCGGCTCGCGGACATCAAGAGCGCCGCCGGGTTCGTCGAGGGCGAGGCCGCGCCCGCGCCTCCCAGCGGCGGCggcaagggcgtgatgaaggagatGTTCCTGCACCCGACGCCGGCCGTCCGTCGCATCCTCGTGGCCGCCCTAGGCGTGCACTTCTTCCAGCATCTGACGGGCATCGAGGCGGTGGTGCTGTACAGCCCGCGGATCTTCAAGGCGGCCGGCATCGCCACCCGCAACCAGATCCTCGCGGCCACCATCGGCGTGGGCGTGACCAAGACGGTGTTCATCATGGTGGCGATCCTGCTCGTGGACCGCGTCGGCCGGCGGCCGCTCTATCTGTCCAGCCTCGCCGGCATCATCGCGTCGATGGCCTGCCTCGGGCTGGGCCTCACCGTGATCGAGCGGTCGGCGCCGCACCACGGCGCGCCGTGGGCGGTGGCGCTGGCCATCGCCGCGGTGTTCACCTTCGTGGCGGCCTTCTCCGTCGGCGTGGGGCCCATCACCTGGGCCTACAGCTCGGAGGTGTACCCGCTGCGGCTGCGCGCGCAGGGCGCCAGCGTCGGCGTGGCCATCAACCGCATAATGAACGCCGGCGTCTCCATGACCTTCGTCACGCTGTACAAGGCGATCACCATCGGCGGCGCCTTCTTCCTCTTCGCGGGCCTGGCGGTGGTGGCCGCcgccttcttctacttcttctgccCGGAGACGCAGGGCAGGGCGCTGGAGGAGATCGAGGAGGTGTTCAGCCGCGGCTGGCGCGCGCGGCAGAGGCAGCaggcgccgtcgccgtcgtcggtgGAGCTGCCGCCGGTGCCTGACAGCAAGGCGCGGCCGTGA